From Danaus plexippus unplaced genomic scaffold, MEX_DaPlex mxdp_54, whole genome shotgun sequence, a single genomic window includes:
- the LOC133320739 gene encoding uncharacterized protein LOC133320739 encodes MKVARLNETFPQAELRRLKQAEREAAQRAAETPERSQDRRRQHAEYLASQRAAETPEQSQARRLQQATYIGSQRATETVEAAEACRCAVAERAQQRRLIFTRNAWGVFDKAAFEYDETLDYESHKLIKIEAMNKECRFCGALKWKEEAAGMCCSGGKVVLPSIDERVEPLKELFSNETDESRRFLKNIRKYNTCFHMTSFGADNIVSMPGFCPTFTIQGQIYHTIGSLLPAANTQPTFLQVYFMGDEEAQVDRRSEYVPGVERNTVQKIQKVLHDHNVLVHEFKMAKDRVTSDNYKVVIHPDRVPRGEHERRFNAPTTNEIAAVVVSTEQTASRDIVIQAHDGRLTRVPDTHRFYDALEYPIIFWKGQEGYSFDIPQTNPVTKQPIPNKKVSCKDFYAYHMMVRRNNFNLLLRCRLLLLQFLVDMYVKVESERLRFIALNQTKLRAENYIHLQDAVRNDADLDPNNLGQLVILPSSFVNSPRYLHEYTQDAFTYVRNYGRPDLFITMTCNPAWPEITKELIPGQNATDRHDLTARLFKIKVQKLVALLTKGKIFGDMKCFMYSIEWQKRGLPHVHLLLWLTEKLRPNQIDEVISAEIPNPESDRKLYDTVTKNMIHGPCGALNPSSPCMKEGKCTKKYPRALLKDTQTNDKGYPLYRRRTPGDGGRTITLKTRGGTQEVLVDNSWIVPYSPLLSKIYNCHINVEFCNTVQAIKYICKYINKGSDQAIFNIRQQGNVNIDPRDEVQTYRAGRYVSSNEAAWRILGLPLHERHPTVTHLAVHLPNGQRIYFTENNFRERMAAPPKTTLTAFFLLCQNDAFAKTLLYVDVPRYYTWNVSSKEWKRRLQGTPVDGWPGVKAGDALGRIYTVHVSNFECYCLRMLLNVVQGPTSFLDLKTVDGQELQTFRQACEKLGLLEDDNHWDATMEEAVLCRSPSQIRELFAILICTCGLSNPLQLWDKYKSALSEDILQRFERMDQVNNDLCFNEALRHIEDKIITISGKKLSDFGMPTPERRGELSTDLIKELSYDIALLDAQVSETEPRLLPEQKNIYNKILQRVELDKGGLFFLDAPGGTGKTFLLNLLLAKIRKDRKVALAVASSGIAATLLSGGRTAHSVFKLPLNLASEETPTCNISKSSARGALLQQCMLIVWDECTMSHKRAIEALDRCLQDIHSNRKLMGGVVVLLAGDFRQTLPIIERGTAADEINACLKASYLWSKVEKLYLTTNMRVQLFSDVESGAYAQKLLEIGEGHLNTDQVGMVLFTQQFCHAVETENELIEQVFPNLQQNILDENWLCERTILAPKNQIVAKINKKILAEINSETSVYNSIDTVMSSDDTTSYPVEFLNSLELSGVPSHKLELKVGVPVLLMRNLDAPRLCNGTRLRVTELGRHIVKATILTGEAKGDNVLIPRIPIIPNNLPFNFKRLQFPLKVAFSMTINKSQGQTLKVAGLHLGTPCFSHGQLYVACSRVSKAKNLHVYAEGKRSLNVVYRSILQ; translated from the coding sequence ATGAAAGTAGCTAGACTTAACGAGACGTTTCCACAAGCCGAACTGCGAAGGCTTAAACAAGCAGAGCGTGAGGCAGCTCAAAGAGCTGCTGAGACACCAGAGCGGTCCCAAGATAGACGTCGACAGCATGCTGAGTATCTAGCATCTCAACGGGCTGCAGAGACACCCGAACAGTCTCAAGCTCGGCGTCTTCAGCAAGCGACTTACATAGGGTCCCAAAGAGCTACTGAAACTGTTGAAGCTGCTGAAGCTTGCAGATGCGCTGTTGCTGAAAGGGCACAACAGCGacgattaatatttacaagaaacGCGTGGGGAGTATTTGATAAAGCTGCATTTGAGTACGATGAAACTCTTGATTACGAAAGCCACaagcttataaaaatagaagcgATGAATAAAGAATGCAGATTTTGCGGTGCTCTTAAATGGAAAGAGGAAGCTGCAGGCATGTGTTGTTCGGGAGGAAAAGTAGTTCTTCCTTCAATAGACGAGCGTGTTGAACCTCTTAAAGaacttttttcaaatgaaacagATGAGTCTCgccgttttttaaaaaacataagaaaatacaatacatgcTTCCATATGACATCTTTTGGAGCTGATAACATTGTGTCGATGCCAGGATTTTGCCCGACTTTTACAATCCAAGGGCAAATATACCACACAATTGGCTCTTTGCTTCCTGCTGCTAATACGCAACCAACATTTTTGCAAGTTTATTTCATGGGTGATGAGGAAGCACAAGTTGATAGGCGTTCTGAGTACGTACCAGGTGTGGAAAGAAACACagttcaaaaaatacaaaaagttctACATGATCACAACGTTTTAGtgcatgaatttaaaatggctAAAGATAGAGTGACTAGCGATAATTACAAGGTCGTGATACACCCAGATCGTGTACCACGTGGTGAACACGAAAGACGATTCAATGCCCCGACCACAAACGAAATAGCTGCCGTAGTAGTTAGTACTGAACAAACTGCGTCTCGGGACATTGTTATTCAGGCGCACGATGGCCGGCTTACTAGAGTTCCGGACACTCATAGATTTTATGATGCTCTCGAGTACCCGATAATTTTTTGGAAAGGACAAGAGGGGTACAGTTTTGATATTCCTCAGACAAACCCAGTTACAAAACAGCCTATACCGAACAAAAAAGTGTCGTGCAAAGACTTTTATGCATATCATATGATGGTACGTcgcaacaattttaatttattgcttcgATGTAGGCTTCTCTTGCTTCAGTTTTTGGTGGACATGTATGTCAAAGTGGAGAGTGAGCGCTTAAGGTTTATTGCTTTAAACCAAACAAAACTGCGAGcagaaaactatatacatttacaagaCGCGGTCAGGAATGATGCGGATTTAGATCCAAACAATTTGGGTCAATTGGTAATACTCCCATCGTCATTTGTAAATAGCCCGAGATATCTTCATGAGTACACGCAGGATGCGTTCACATACGTGCGTAACTACGGGAGGCCTGATCTGTTTATTACAATGACATGTAATCCCGCTTGGCCAGAAATTACTAAAGAGCTCATTCCAGGTCAAAATgcaacagacagacatgacTTAACAGccaggttatttaaaataaaagtacaaaaattgGTTGCTCTACTTacaaaaggtaaaatatttggaGATATGAAGTGTTTCATGTACTCGATCGAGTGGCAAAAAAGAGGTCTGCCTCACGTGCACTTACTGCTGTGGTTGACGGAAAAATTACGCCCCAACCAAATTGATGAAGTCATAAGTGCGGAGATACCAAATCCAGAAAGTGATCGAAAACTCTACGATACTGtaaccaaaaatatgattcacgGTCCCTGTGGTGCACTAAATCCGTCATCACCATGCATGAAAGAAGGAAAATGCACCAAAAAGTATCCAAGGGCGCTTTTGAAAGATACTCAAACTAACGACAAAGGCTATCCTTTGTACAGGCGTAGAACACCAGGAGATGGCGGCCGTACGATAACTCTAAAAACCCGAGGTGGAACACAGGAAGTATTGGTTGACAATAGCTGGATTGTCCCATATTCTCCTCTTCtgtctaaaatttataactgtcaCATAAATGTAGAGTTCTGCAATACGGTACAggcgataaaatatatttgtaaatatataaacaaaggcAGCGACCAGgctatttttaacattcgaCAGCAAGGGAATGTTAATATTGACCCGAGAGATGAGGTGCAAACGTATCGAGCCGGTAGATATGTTAGTAGTAACGAAGCAGCGTGGCGGATCTTGGGTCTGCCTCTGCATGAAAGACACCCAACAGTCACTCACCTTGCGGTTCATCTGCCTAATGGTCAGCGGATTTACTTcactgaaaacaattttagagaGAGAATGGCCGCACCACCTAAGACGACACTAACTGCATTTTTCCTGCTTTGCCAAAATGACGCATTtgcaaaaacattactttatgtTGACGTACCCCGCTACTATACATGGAACGTGTCGTCGAAAGAATGGAAACGTCGTTTACAAGGCACACCTGTCGACGGCTGGCCAGGTGTGAAGGCAGGAGATGCTCTTGGGCGCATTTACACAGTGCATGTTAGTAACTTCGAATGTTACTGTTTGCGAATGCTGCTGAATGTAGTACAGGGCCCCACTAGCTTTTTGGATCTAAAAACAGTTGACGGCCAAGAACTTCAAACTTTTCGACAAGCGTGTGAGAAGTTGGGGTTGTTGGAAGATGACAACCACTGGGATGCCACAATGGAAGAGGCAGTGCTGTGTCGCTCTCCTTCGCAAATAAGAGAACTATTTGCAATATTGATATGCACTTGCGGTTTATCCAATCCTCTTCAACTATGGGATAAGTATAAATCTGCATTATCGGAGGATATCTTGCAAAGATTTGAAAGGATGGATCAAGTCAACAATGATCTATGTTTCAATGAAGCACTGAGACATATAGAggacaaaataataacgattTCCGGTAAGAAATTGTCTGACTTCGGTATGCCTACACCAGAGCGTCGAGGAGAGTTGTCGACCGATTTGATCAAAGAGCTAAGCTACGATATTGCTTTATTAGACGCTCAGGTCAGCGAAACTGAACCACGCCTGCTACccgaacaaaaaaacatttataacaaaatattacaacgaGTTGAGCTTGACAAAGGCGGCCTTTTCTTTCTTGACGCCCCGGGCGGTAcaggtaaaacatttttgcttaATTTGCTTCTAGCAAAAATTCGTAAGGACCGTAAAGTTGCATTAGCGGTGGCTTCCTCTGGAATCGCTGCAACATTGCTGAGCGGTGGACGAACGGCACATtcggtttttaaattacctctTAATCTGGCGAGCGAAGAAACCCCAACGTGCAACATCAGTAAGAGCAGTGCCCGTGGCGCCCTCTTGCAACAATGTATGCTGATCGTGTGGGACGAGTGCACTATGTCACACAAACGCGCCATTGAGGCGCTTGATCGCTGTCTACAAGATATTCACAGCAATCGAAAGTTGATGGGTGGTGTGGTAGTGTTATTGGCAGGGGATTTTAGACAGACTTTACCTATTATCGAGAGAGGCACTGCAGCAGATGAAATTAACGCATGTCTAAAAGCCTCATATCTGTGGTCTAAAGTTGAAAAGCTTTATCTTACCACTAACATGCGAGTCCAGTTATTCAGCGATGTCGAATCAGGAGCATATGCTCAAAAACTGCTAGAAATTGGTGAAGGCCACCTAAACACCGACCAAGTAGGTATGGTTCTTTTCACACAGCAATTTTGTCATGCTGTGGAGACAGAAAACGAACTTATTGAACAAGTTTTTCCGAATctgcaacaaaatattcttgacGAAAATTGGTTGTGTGAAAGAACCATATTGGCACCAAAAAATCAGATTGttgcgaaaataaataaaaaaatcttggcCGAAATAAACAGCGAAACATCAGTGTATAATTCCATTGACACAGTTATGTCATCCGATGACACTACAAGTTATCCCGTAGAGTTCCTAAACTCTTTAGAGTTGTCCGGGGTGCCATCACACAAGTTGGAATTAAAGGTAGGTGTACCCGTTTTGTTAATGCGTAACCTGGATGCGCCAAGATTATGCAACGGTACTCGGTTGCGAGTTACCGAATTAGGAAGGCATATAGTGAAGGCTACAATTTTAACTGGAGAAGCCAAGGGAGACAATGTTCTTATACCGCGCATCCCAATCATACCCAACAACTTGCCATTCAATTTTAAACGCCTGCAGTTCCCATTAAAAGTCGCATTTTCAATGACGATCAACAAATCGCAGGGTCAAACCTTGAAGGTAGCAGGCCTACATTTGGGCACGCCATGTTTTTCTCACGGTCAGCTCTATGTGGCTTGCTCACGTGTTTCCAAAGCGAAGAATCTGCATGTTTATGCTGAAGGAAAAAGATCGTTAAATGTAGTTTATAGGAGCATACTGCAGTAG